The Antechinus flavipes isolate AdamAnt ecotype Samford, QLD, Australia chromosome 4, AdamAnt_v2, whole genome shotgun sequence genomic interval agagggagggagacaaagggacagagagagagagagacagagacagagacagagagagaaaatagagagagagatagagacagagacagagacacagagagagggagggagacaaagggacagagaaagagagagagagagagacagagacagagacagagagagagagagaaaatagagagagacagagagagacagagagacagagagagagagagagacagagacagagacagagagagagagagaaaatagagagagacagagagagacagagagacagagagagagagagagacagagaaaaaataaagcgagagagaaaagagacagagacagagagacagagacagagacaggcagagtgGGGGAGAGCAGCCAGGCAGCGGGAGGGCCCGGGAGCCGCCCTCGGGCGGGCAGTGACCGGGCGCCCCCGCAGCGTGTGCCCCGCAGAGACCCTCCCGGTGGAGGACGGCTCCGTGGACCTGCTCACGGCCTTCACGGCGGCGCACTGGTTCGACCTGGAGCCCTTCATGAGCGAGCTGGCGCGGGTGCTGAAGCCCGGGGGCTGCATGAGCCTCAGCTCCTACTCCCCGCGGATGGGGATCCGCTACGGCGCCTGCTCCGAGGCGCTCACCCGGATCTTCCAGGAGGTGGGTGCGcaggccgggccgggccggggctTCTCGGCGGAGCTCCCGGCATGGGAAATCCCTCCCCGACGcgctgcccctcccccccctGCGGCTCCAGGAGCTCATGGAGACCCCAGAATCCTCCTCCCCAAAGGCCCGGCTGCCGCGGCAGGCACTGGAACTTTCTGTACCGGGGCCGCTCTGGAGGCCAGCCCACAATAATGGAGGCCTTCAAAACTCACAATCGAAGGAAACGCTAAATTTCCCCCGAGGTCGGTGAGAACCCCCAAAGCCTGGCCCCGAACCCCCGGGAGGAGGAGTCCCTGGGAGGAGCCGCAGGGAGGAGGAGCCGCAGGGAGGAGGAGTCCCTGGGAGGAGGAGCCCCAGGGAGGAGGAGCCGCAGGGAGGAGAAGTCCCTGGGAGGAGGAGTCCCTGGGAGGAGGAGCCGCAGGGAGGAGGGGCCGCAGGGAGGAGCCCCAGGGAGGAGGAGCCGCAGGGAGGAGGAGTCCCTGGGAGGAGGAGTCCCTGGGAGGAGCCCCAGGGAGGAGGAGCCGCAGGGAGGAGGAGTCCCTGGGAGGAGGAGTCCCTGGGAGGAGGAGTCTCTGGGAGGAGGAGTCCCTGGGAGGAGGAGCCCCAGGGAGGAGCCGCAGGGAGGACCCATACCCGAGGCTTCTGGAGGCCTAGTGCATCCCACCGGAGCCTCGGTACGGATTCCCTCAGAGCTGCGCGTTTAACCTCCGCTGCCTCTgtttccccacccccccaaaggGGGTGTAACAGCGGCGTCCGCCCCGCGGCGCTGAGATGCCAGTGGAAACCGCCAGTGTCCGCTACAGTAACTGGTGTTAGTTACTATGCCCGCCCACGGTTTCCTCATTCCCTTTAATAAAGATAAAGGAGCCGTCGGGGTGACGGGAGTCAGGGCCGCGCTTGCTCAGCGCCTCCGGACACTTCCTCAGGGGTCCCTGATTTCGCCCGTGTAGATCTTCCTTTAAGCCGCATAGATCCCAGTCCCGCTGATTTCTCGGGAGCCCGCGCGGGGGCGGAGCCGGGGGTCAGACTTGAGACCCTGGTGGGGCCATTTCTGCCCCGCGCCATTTTGTGGCCGCCCTCCCTACAAAGCCATTAGTTCTCCCGGGCCTTCTCTTTGGGTCCAACCCTttagctccctccctcccttcctcccttcctctcttcttaatGAAGTTTTCTCATCGCAGACGCAAGCTGTCCTTAATAAGTATGCAAATGAGAAACTGCAGGTCCTTCTCTCCGAATACCAAGAGATATTTGATCTTGTGCCTTTTCCAGACAAAAAAAGGTGAGGAAACAACTCAAAGTCCTTTCTTACATGAGGCGCCCCCAACATCTTCACGATAAGCTTTAACCTTTAGTATCGACATATTTTAGTAGCTTTAAGTTTTAAGGATTTAGTAGCTACAAGTTTTAATGACTTAAAACTTCCCACAAGTCTTGTGTGTTTAGAATTATGGGAAACACTAAAGATCTTAAAAATgccttccacaaaaaaaaaaaaaaaatctccttgagggaaggaactctCAAAAAGGGTTTCTGGTCCCTGGCTTATAAATGCGAATCGTTCCTGAATCTCCTAAACCTCTTTGGGAGAACTCGAATCCAAATCCTATTTATGTTAGAGTGGAGGCCTTATTACCCAGGCGCTGTCGGGCTGAACCTTTAAAAGAGAATTCTAGATTCCAGACTCTCACGTCCCTTTTATGGATGAGCCCAGAGAGGGGATGTCACCCGATCAGCTGCTACTGGAGCATTTGGGGGAAGAATCGGAAGAAGGAGCCAGACGTCTGTGTCCTTTTGTCCGGGGTGCCGTGAGCCGCACGTGCTGCCTTGGAACTGGGGGGAATAATCATTCTCCTGATTCACTTCTTATATTAAGCCCGTGACACGATTGGAGTCACTATTTCTCTAGGGTTAAGCAGGTCTTCAGAGTCCACATAATGCAGCCCTTTCATTGGGCACAATGAGATGGTCAAACAGGCAGCAAACAGtggaggtgaaatttgaactcgggtcctctgaCTCGAGGGCTCTTTTATGGcccttttctgagcctcagtttcctcatctggaaaatggggctAATTATATCTCCAGGATGTACCTTGTGGGAGAGATGTAAGGTCAGAGGAGAGGATGGATGAGAAAGCAAGTTGAAGTCCTGGAGCCCTAGCAATGTTCCGACGGGAAGATCTGGACCACGTCGATTATTCCACAGAAAACAGAACCTCAGTTTCAATGACTCCTTTTCCCCCATGGCAGGATCATTCTCCAGGGAAGTGAAATTTCCTTTACGGTCGCCGGCCTGATGGGATTTCTCCAGTCCTTTTCCATGTTCCAGACGTTTAAGAAGGCCCAACCGGAGGCAGCGGCGGCCCTCCTGCGCCAGACCCAAGCCAGGTGAGAGCCGCCGGGCCCCGGGCGCTCAGGTGGCGCTTTCCTTGGACTCCGGGAGCAGCTGCGCGGAGGTGCCGGCTTCGGCTTCGGCCCCGTGCGATGGAGCCCGGCCCGATCCGTCCCTGGACTCCCAGGCTTCCTGTCCCCCAGAGTCAGGCCTCGTCTCACCCCTTCTCAGAATCGTATTCAATAATCGagggaaatgttaaatttcagagataaaagaaatccagaatgtaatctcccctcccttttccctcccaggtgcgcccccccccccccccccccccccgtccaTCTCGGGTCCTTCCCCAAATCCAGGAGGATGGAGCTGACCTCAGAGCCAGTCTCTCCCTCttgttctccctctccttccaatCACGAACTCTCCAACATTTTCCCATAAACCCTCAGGGACTGGGCGCAGGGAGAAGCCCCCATTTTGTCCCACCCCGCCCCCACCCGCTTCTCCATCTTCTGCTGCCCGCGGGCCTCCTGTGGCCCAGCCACCTGATGCTGTTTCCCTGAGGGCGTCATGGGCAGAACGTGGCAGAGTACGGGGAGGGGAAGGACACGCACGGGGGCGGGGAAAAGGTCCAACAAGTGCTCCCTGGTCCTGCGGGACGGAgagcgggggtggggggtggggggtgggggggggtctGGAGGATCGTCAGGGAGGAGCCGACCTGGACTTTCTGCCGTGAGCCGGATGGTTCCCCGCTGGGGTTACGGCCCGAGGCAGGCCTGGGAGGTGGGGGCTCATCTTCCTCTCCTGCAGGGGGCTTCCGGTGGGCTCCGTTCCGGggtccctcctcccccacctcgCTTCACTTTCCATCCCAACAGGAGCCCCCCAAGCCCCCCGGCCACTTCCCCCCACCGTCTGTTTCTGCAGGTTCCTGGAGACCATGAAGGCATCTTCTCCCGAAACCCGGCTGGCCTTGACCCTCGAGTACGTCTGCGTTTTGGCCTGCAAGGCGCCCGAGAGAACGTTTCCAGATGAGCCCAAGTCCTGTTCTGGACCCGGTTCCAAATCCAATAAAGATTCCAGAATCCCGGTCCCGGTCTCTCGCGCTCCGGGGGGTTCTCTCTGCCCCTCCCCGCGCTCCTCGGCCTGGATCCCGTCACAGAGGGCGCAGCCCCAGGCTTGCCGTCGGCGGTTACTGAGCGGGAGGGGCAGGGGTCCGAGGGCAGGGGCCAGAATGAGCGCGTGCTGTGGGGCGGGGAGGGCCCCGAGCCAGTATTGGTCGTGGGGGCATCGGTCACCCTCAGGGAGAAGGCCGTCGTTTTCCTCCTGGGACCCGTTCGGTGGAGAATTGGGGAGTCCTTTATCCAGGTGGCCGTCCCCCCGTGGGGGCTTCCAGGACGACTCTAAGAacgggagggggaaaggggaggagtgGGGGGCAGGGAGGAGCCTGTTCCTGTCGCCCCATCAGTCCCccatcctttttctccctcctccctctctgccCTCCTCCCCCTCACTAGTCTTCCTGGCCTTGGGATTTCGAACCCGGGGAACCACGGCGATGGCCTTTGTCCCGCAAGGAGCAGGCTGGGACTCCCACAGGCAGGAGGGAGCtcgccaggatttgaactcggctccGGAGCGCCGCCCCCGCCCCCTTTCCTGGCAGTCCCAGCTGGGCTCACACTGATTTGCTCGAAGCCTTGCTGAGGCTCCCGGTGTCCTCCCAGGACAGAGCTGGGCACGAGGCTCCGGCCGGACGCGTCTCCTGGGAGGGGGGACACAGCTCGCCTGCGGCTCCTGCCTCTGGGCGGAGGAGCCGGGGGTGTTTGTTGTAGAGCTGGGGGGTCTCAGGCCCCAAGGCCGGAGGACAGCAGTGGCCACTGGGGGAGGACTGGGCGTCAGAGCGCCTCGGCAGACTCCAGACCCGTCGATGAGGGGGTGGGTTCTGGGCAGGGGCTGCCCACGGGTCCCTAACCCAGAACTCTAGGCTCTATTTGGCAGGtttggggggagtggggaggggaagcTCTCCTGAGCTCTAGTCCCCGGCCGGACAAATCCACCATTTCTCCCCCCACACCCTCACTCATCCCCTTCCTTCTGCTGCCACAGCCTCCACCCCAATTCGAGCCCTCGCCACCATGGCTCCAGGGGCCTCCGAATGGGCCTCCTTGCCTCCAATCCCTCCTGCACTGCTGTGGCCA includes:
- the LOC127561187 gene encoding uncharacterized protein LOC127561187, coding for MPASGSLPALAHSAASNLRAGAGPEPPPSRPTRPPRPDPDIRPGQQLRFRRDGGGPRAMSTQLFEGQDHAAIYQKHRFPPPEELLRIIFSYLEEKKGKPYDLAVDVGCGSGQSTQVLVPHFARVLGTDISEAQVQQAKQAHSSSQVSFCVCPAETLPVEDGSVDLLTAFTAAHWFDLEPFMSELARVLKPGGCMSLSSYSPRMGIRYGACSEALTRIFQETQAVLNKYANEKLQVLLSEYQEIFDLVPFPDKKRIILQGSEISFTVAGLMGFLQSFSMFQTFKKAQPEAAAALLRQTQARFLETMKASSPETRLALTLEYVCVLACKAPERTFPDEPKSCSGPGSKSNKDSRIPVPVSRAPGGSLCPSPRSSAWIPSQRAQPQACRRRLLSGRGRGPRAGARMSACCGAGRAPSQYWSWGHRSPSGRRPSFSSWDPFGGELGSPLSRWPSPRGGFQDDSKNGRGKGEEWGAGRSLFLSPHQSPILFLPPPSLPSSPSLVFLALGFRTRGTTAMAFVPQGAGWDSHRQEGARQDLNSAPERRPRPLSWQSQLGSH